A window of Esox lucius isolate fEsoLuc1 chromosome 18, fEsoLuc1.pri, whole genome shotgun sequence contains these coding sequences:
- the cx28.8 gene encoding connexin 28.8 produces the protein MSNWGFLENVLSGVNKYSTVIGRIWLSIVFIFRILVYVAAAEQVWKDEQKDFVCNTLQPGCENVCFDHFYPISQIRLWALQLIMVSTPTLLVALHVAYRENRESRHGRKLYEDKGRIDGGLLCTYILSIVFKTAFEVGSLLAFYFLYSGFSVPRLLRCSLDPCPNTVDCYISKATEKMVFLYIMGCTSILCIVLNILEMVYILSKQCWKCFSKRYVPIEERAHKHGGHTVPDSFSSALQHTFIKDHTGSQHPATNGNQPIPSKSHSIS, from the coding sequence ATGTCCAACTGGGGATTCCTGGAGAATGTCCTGAGCGGGGTGAATAAGTACTCCACGGTCATCGGGCGAATCTGGCTCTCCATCGTTTTCATCTTTCGCATCCTGGTGTACGTGGCAGCTGCCGAGCAGGTCTGGAAAGACGAGCAGAAGGACTTTGTCTGCAACACCCTGCAGCCCGGCTGTGAGAACGTCTGCTTCGACCACTTCTACCCAATATCCCAGATCCGCCTGTGGGCCCTCCAGCTCATCATGGTGTCCACTCCCACACTGCTGGTGGCCCTGCACGTGGCCTACCGCGAAAACAGGGAGAGCAGGCACGGCCGGAAGCTGTACGAGGACAAAGGCAGGATTGACGGAGGCCTGCTCTGCACCTACATCCTCAGCATAGTCTTTAAAACCGCCTTTGAGGTCGGTTCCCTCCTGGCCTTCTACTTCCTGTACAGTGGCTTCAGCGTTCCCAGGCTGCTTCGCTGTAGCTTGGACCCTTGCCCCAACACCGTGGACTGCTACATCTCCAAAGCCACAGAGAAGATGGTCTTCCTCTACATCATGGGCTGCACTTCCATATTGTGCATTGTACTGAACATCTTGGAGATGGTGTACATCCTGTCCAAACAGTGCTGGAAGTGTTTTAGCAAGCGGTACGTCCCTATTGAAGAGAGAGCTCACAAGCACGGTGGTCACACGGTCCCTGACAGTTTCTCCTCTGCCCTTCAGCACACATTTATCAAAGATCATACAGGATCACAACATCCAGCTACAAATGGAAACCAACCCATCCCTTCGAAATCACATTCCATTTCATAA
- the smim8 gene encoding small integral membrane protein 8, whose product MSTENGREAPKEAFRIPGLRGAKTTTLFRAVNPELFIRPNKPVMAFGLVTITLCVGYLGYLHATKENDQELYEAVDSEGEKYMRRKTSKWD is encoded by the exons ATGTCAACTGAAAACGGTAGGGAGGCTCCGAAAGAGGCGTTCAGGATTCCTGGCCTGAGAGGAGCGAAGACCACTACGCTCTTCCGAGCTGTCAACCCAGAACTTTTTATTAGACCA AACAAGCCTGTGATGGCTTTTGGACTTGTGACAATCACTTTGTGTGTTGGCTACCTGGGCTATCTTCACGCCACCAAAGAGAACGACCAGGAACTCTATGAAGCTGTTGACAGTGAAGGGGAGAAATACATGAGGAGGAAAACATCTAAATGGGACTGA